From one Anaerococcus prevotii DSM 20548 genomic stretch:
- the rplE gene encoding 50S ribosomal protein L5, which yields MTSRLKEKYQNEVVGKLTEQFGYENVHQVPKLTKIVINVGLGEAKDNQNLLNAAKDELALITGQRPIELKAKKSVANFKLREGQAIGTKVTLRREKMYDFLDKLISISLPRVRDFRGINPNSFDGRGNYSLGIKEQLIFPEIKYDDVDFLHGMDISIVTTAETDEEAKAFLELMGMPFRK from the coding sequence ATGACAAGTAGATTAAAAGAAAAATATCAAAACGAAGTTGTTGGCAAACTTACTGAACAATTCGGATACGAAAATGTTCACCAAGTACCAAAACTTACTAAGATTGTTATAAACGTAGGACTAGGTGAAGCAAAAGATAACCAAAATCTTCTAAATGCTGCAAAAGATGAACTTGCATTAATCACAGGTCAAAGACCAATAGAACTAAAGGCAAAGAAATCTGTAGCTAACTTCAAACTTAGAGAAGGTCAAGCAATTGGTACAAAAGTAACTCTAAGAAGAGAAAAAATGTATGACTTCTTGGACAAACTTATCTCAATTTCTCTACCACGTGTAAGAGACTTCAGAGGAATTAATCCAAACAGCTTTGACGGACGTGGAAACTATTCATTAGGTATCAAGGAACAACTAATCTTCCCTGAAATCAAATATGATGATGTAGACTTCCTACATGGTATGGATATCAGCATAGTTACTACAGCTGAAACAGACGAAGAAGCAAAAGCATTCTTAGAATTAATGGGAATGCCATTTAGAAAATAA
- the rpsE gene encoding 30S ribosomal protein S5 has protein sequence MNYLLRSEVEKLNLEDRVVAINRVAKTVKGGRNIRFSALVVVGNGNGYVGIGTGKATEVPEAIRKASEDAKKHMINVPIVGTTIPHRIHGAKASGKVLLMPAKEGTGIIAGGPVRAICELAGYKDIRAKNLGSSNPRNIINACIEGFASMKTVEEVARLRGKSVEEFDY, from the coding sequence ATGAATTATTTATTAAGAAGTGAAGTAGAAAAGCTAAACCTCGAAGACAGAGTAGTTGCTATAAACAGAGTTGCAAAAACTGTAAAGGGTGGACGTAACATTAGATTTTCAGCCCTAGTAGTTGTTGGAAATGGTAATGGTTATGTTGGAATCGGAACTGGTAAGGCTACAGAAGTACCTGAAGCTATTAGAAAAGCTAGTGAAGATGCTAAAAAGCACATGATTAATGTTCCAATAGTAGGAACTACAATTCCTCACAGAATTCACGGAGCAAAAGCAAGCGGAAAGGTTCTACTAATGCCTGCTAAAGAAGGTACAGGAATCATCGCTGGTGGCCCTGTTCGTGCTATCTGTGAACTTGCTGGATATAAAGATATCAGAGCTAAAAACTTAGGTTCATCAAACCCAAGAAACATTATCAATGCTTGTATCGAAGGTTTCGCTAGCATGAAGACTGTTGAAGAAGTTGCAAGACTTCGTGGCAAATCGGTAGAAGAATTCGATTATTAA
- the secY gene encoding preprotein translocase subunit SecY: protein MLDIIKKAAKEEEIRKRFYFTLLMLVVYRLGNNIPIPFIDTKALADAYNNIQGTLVDYLNMLTGGGLSTLSIFALGVQPYITASIVMQLLSVVIPRLEELSREGEQGRKTIQKYTRYVTIALAIFQAIAITNGLYGAALSSATGFQKVVMNIVLIGGTMFVTWMGETITEKGLGNGTSLIIFMGIIASFPRTIARWKQGLHYDTTSIVSIIIMAIIVVLIVLAVVEISEGERKVPIQYAKRVVGRKMYGGQSTHIPVKVNMGGVMPIIFASAVLAIPSTLSLLFGGNGQNSVANFFQNSVLGFAVYLLIQTILILVFAYFYNQIQFNTVEYAKQLQQNGGFIPGIRPGKPTSDFLANVSTRITFIGSIALALLTIVPAIASRVLGLQISFGGSSVIIVVGVIIETVKQIEAMMTMKQYKGFLNR, encoded by the coding sequence ATGCTAGATATAATTAAAAAAGCAGCAAAGGAAGAAGAAATAAGAAAAAGATTTTATTTCACTCTTCTAATGCTAGTAGTATATAGACTAGGAAATAATATTCCAATACCATTTATTGATACAAAAGCGCTAGCAGATGCATACAACAATATCCAAGGAACACTTGTAGATTACCTAAACATGTTGACAGGTGGTGGACTTTCCACACTTTCAATATTTGCTCTAGGAGTACAACCTTACATCACCGCATCAATCGTAATGCAGCTACTTTCAGTTGTAATACCAAGACTTGAAGAGTTATCAAGAGAAGGTGAGCAAGGAAGAAAAACAATCCAAAAATATACAAGGTACGTTACAATTGCTCTAGCGATATTCCAAGCTATAGCCATAACAAATGGTCTATACGGAGCAGCACTTTCAAGCGCAACAGGTTTCCAAAAAGTTGTGATGAACATAGTCCTAATCGGTGGTACTATGTTTGTAACATGGATGGGTGAGACCATAACAGAAAAGGGACTTGGAAATGGTACAAGTCTTATCATCTTTATGGGTATTATAGCATCCTTCCCAAGAACCATAGCTAGATGGAAACAAGGACTACACTATGATACAACTAGCATAGTATCCATCATAATCATGGCTATTATCGTTGTACTGATAGTTCTTGCAGTAGTTGAAATATCTGAGGGTGAAAGAAAAGTACCAATCCAATACGCCAAAAGAGTAGTAGGACGTAAGATGTATGGTGGTCAATCAACCCACATTCCTGTTAAGGTAAACATGGGTGGAGTAATGCCAATCATCTTCGCATCAGCAGTACTTGCCATTCCATCAACCCTATCATTATTATTTGGTGGAAATGGACAAAACTCAGTTGCGAACTTCTTCCAAAACTCAGTACTTGGATTTGCGGTATATCTTCTAATCCAAACTATACTAATCCTAGTATTCGCATACTTCTACAATCAAATCCAATTTAACACTGTGGAATATGCAAAACAACTACAACAAAACGGTGGTTTCATACCTGGAATTAGACCTGGTAAGCCAACTAGTGATTTCCTAGCAAATGTATCAACAAGAATTACATTTATAGGATCAATCGCCCTAGCCTTACTAACAATAGTTCCAGCAATTGCATCAAGAGTTTTAGGTCTACAAATATCCTTCGGTGGTTCTTCAGTAATCATCGTAGTTGGTGTAATCATAGAAACTGTTAAACAAATCGAAGCAATGATGACAATGAAACAATACAAAGGCTTTTTAAACAGGTAA
- a CDS encoding DNA-directed RNA polymerase subunit alpha — MIEKLDTNIQILDIDEEENYGKFALYPLERGYGTTIGNSMRRVLLSSLPGSSVSKILIEGVLHEFSTIDGVVEDVPEIVLNIKGLDVTKHVDEDVTLFLDIEGPKIVTAKDIKADSSVDIANPDHYIATVNEKSRLFIAMDVTDGKGYRVSDDNKKESDPIGAIAIDSSFTPVEKVNFTVENTRVGESTDYDKLVMEVWTNGTITPQEALAEGSSILIENFSFFNELPNQQFPPEVEEEEIEEVEEEDSLSEDLAMTIEELDLSLRSFNCLKRAGFDRVGDIIKVSESELKTIKNFGKKSLTEVIEKLDELGLSLKDE; from the coding sequence ATGATCGAAAAATTAGATACAAATATACAGATATTGGATATAGACGAAGAAGAAAATTACGGTAAATTCGCCCTATATCCACTTGAGCGAGGATATGGTACAACCATTGGAAACAGTATGAGAAGGGTGCTTTTATCATCCTTACCTGGTTCTAGCGTCTCAAAAATACTTATAGAAGGAGTGCTTCACGAATTCTCCACTATAGATGGAGTAGTAGAAGATGTTCCTGAAATAGTTCTAAACATTAAGGGTCTAGACGTTACAAAACATGTAGATGAAGATGTAACATTGTTTTTAGACATTGAAGGACCAAAGATTGTAACAGCAAAAGATATCAAAGCAGATAGTTCCGTAGATATAGCAAATCCTGACCACTACATCGCAACAGTTAACGAGAAGTCAAGACTATTTATAGCGATGGATGTTACAGATGGTAAGGGTTATAGGGTATCTGATGATAACAAGAAAGAAAGCGACCCAATCGGTGCAATCGCAATTGATTCATCATTTACTCCAGTTGAGAAAGTAAACTTTACTGTAGAAAATACAAGAGTAGGCGAATCAACCGACTATGACAAACTCGTTATGGAAGTTTGGACAAATGGAACTATTACACCACAAGAAGCCCTTGCAGAAGGATCATCAATCTTAATAGAAAACTTCTCTTTCTTCAACGAATTGCCTAACCAACAATTCCCACCTGAAGTGGAAGAAGAAGAAATAGAAGAAGTAGAAGAAGAAGATAGTCTTTCAGAAGATTTGGCAATGACAATAGAAGAATTAGACCTAAGTCTAAGATCATTTAATTGTCTAAAAAGAGCAGGCTTCGACAGAGTTGGCGATATAATCAAGGTTAGCGAATCTGAGCTAAAAACAATCAAGAACTTCGGTAAAAAGTCACTCACAGAAGTAATAGAAAAGCTAGACGAGTTAGGTCTAAGCTTAAAAGATGAATAG
- the rpmD gene encoding 50S ribosomal protein L30: MAKLEITLKRSFIGRKDGQIATCKALGLKKIGQTVTKEDNNATRGMINKVSFMVDVKELD; the protein is encoded by the coding sequence ATGGCGAAACTTGAAATCACATTAAAAAGATCTTTTATCGGTAGAAAAGATGGACAGATCGCAACATGTAAAGCACTTGGCCTTAAGAAAATCGGTCAAACTGTTACAAAAGAAGATAATAACGCAACAAGAGGAATGATCAATAAGGTATCATTCATGGTTGACGTTAAAGAATTAGACTAA
- a CDS encoding adenylate kinase, producing the protein MNIILLGPPGAGKGTLANKIIEKKDAVQIATGDIFRYNISNKTELGVKAKSYMDRGDLVPDELTIDLVWDAFDKHKDESKEGKIILFDGFPRNLDQAKALDQGMEERDQKIDHVVYFDVAEEVLIERIAGRRVCTNCGATYHVKNNPPTKEGICDRCGEELIQRDDDKEETVKNRIDVYKEHTAVLIDYFKEKGILFSIDGTNSPDKVFEEFLNKLGE; encoded by the coding sequence ATGAATATTATTTTATTAGGCCCTCCAGGAGCTGGTAAGGGTACATTAGCAAATAAGATCATAGAGAAAAAAGACGCAGTTCAGATTGCTACTGGAGATATATTTAGATATAATATCTCCAACAAAACTGAACTCGGAGTCAAAGCGAAATCCTACATGGATAGAGGAGATCTCGTACCAGATGAACTAACAATAGATCTAGTATGGGATGCCTTCGATAAGCATAAAGACGAAAGCAAAGAAGGAAAGATCATTCTTTTTGATGGATTTCCAAGAAACCTTGACCAAGCAAAGGCTCTAGATCAAGGTATGGAAGAAAGAGATCAAAAAATAGATCATGTCGTATATTTTGATGTAGCAGAAGAAGTTCTAATAGAAAGAATTGCTGGCAGAAGAGTGTGCACCAATTGTGGAGCAACCTACCACGTAAAGAACAATCCTCCAACAAAAGAAGGAATATGTGATAGATGTGGAGAGGAACTTATCCAAAGAGATGACGATAAGGAAGAAACAGTTAAAAACAGAATTGATGTTTACAAGGAGCACACAGCCGTACTAATTGATTACTTCAAGGAAAAAGGTATATTATTTAGTATTGATGGCACAAATTCTCCAGATAAAGTCTTTGAAGAATTTTTGAATAAATTAGGAGAATAA
- the rplQ gene encoding 50S ribosomal protein L17, with amino-acid sequence MADKRKLGRRTDHRNAMLRNLVQSLLENGRIETTVTRAKEAQKMADKMITLGKKNTLHTRRQAAAYLYKAETVQKLFNEIAPNYEDRNGGYTRVLKLGPRRGDGSERAILELV; translated from the coding sequence ATGGCCGATAAAAGAAAACTTGGCAGAAGAACTGACCACAGAAATGCTATGCTTAGAAACCTTGTGCAATCACTATTAGAAAATGGTAGAATCGAAACTACTGTAACTAGAGCTAAAGAAGCACAAAAAATGGCTGATAAAATGATTACACTAGGAAAGAAGAATACACTTCACACAAGAAGACAAGCAGCAGCTTATTTGTATAAGGCAGAAACTGTTCAAAAATTATTTAACGAAATCGCACCAAATTATGAAGATAGAAACGGTGGATACACAAGAGTACTAAAACTAGGACCAAGAAGAGGCGACGGATCTGAACGTGCTATTCTTGAATTAGTATAA
- the rpsH gene encoding 30S ribosomal protein S8, producing the protein MMTDPIADMLTRIRNGNKANHSKVSLPSSNEKKAIAQILLDEGFITGFNVEEDGKQGILTIDLKYTENGEKVISGLRRISKPGLRVYVKANEVPKVLDGLGTAIISTSKGLLTDRAARSENVGGEVICYVW; encoded by the coding sequence ATGATGACAGATCCAATAGCGGATATGCTAACAAGAATCAGAAATGGTAACAAAGCAAACCATTCAAAAGTTTCATTACCATCTTCTAATGAGAAAAAAGCTATTGCCCAAATTCTGCTTGATGAAGGCTTTATTACAGGATTTAACGTAGAAGAAGACGGCAAACAAGGTATTCTTACAATTGATTTAAAATATACTGAAAATGGTGAGAAAGTAATCTCTGGTCTTAGAAGAATTTCAAAACCAGGACTTAGAGTTTATGTAAAAGCAAATGAAGTTCCAAAGGTACTTGACGGACTAGGAACAGCAATCATTTCAACATCAAAAGGACTATTAACTGATCGCGCTGCAAGAAGTGAAAATGTAGGTGGCGAAGTTATTTGTTACGTATGGTAA
- the rpmJ gene encoding 50S ribosomal protein L36, producing MKVRASVKKMCDKCKIIKRNGKVMVICENPKHKQRQG from the coding sequence ATGAAAGTTAGAGCATCAGTTAAAAAAATGTGTGATAAATGCAAAATTATCAAAAGAAACGGTAAAGTTATGGTAATTTGCGAAAATCCAAAACATAAACAAAGACAAGGTTAG
- the rplF gene encoding 50S ribosomal protein L6: MSRIGKLPIEIPSGVTIEINDRTVNVKGPKGEDSLEVSKNVGLELNENELLVTIPENYTKAQNVDHGLYRSLINNLVVGVSEGYSKTLQIEGTGYRANKQGKNLVMNLGFSHQVTMPDPEGIEVEVPNDRTIVVKGINKQLVGQHAANIRNWRKPEPYKGKGIRYVDEHVRRKVGKTGK, translated from the coding sequence ATGTCAAGAATAGGAAAACTTCCAATTGAAATACCTTCTGGAGTAACAATAGAAATTAACGATCGCACAGTAAATGTTAAGGGACCTAAGGGCGAAGATAGCCTCGAAGTTTCAAAGAATGTAGGACTAGAATTAAATGAAAACGAACTTTTAGTTACAATTCCAGAAAACTACACAAAAGCACAAAACGTCGATCACGGTTTATACAGATCTCTAATTAACAATCTTGTAGTTGGAGTATCAGAAGGATATAGCAAAACACTTCAAATCGAAGGAACAGGATATAGAGCAAACAAACAAGGAAAGAATCTAGTAATGAACTTAGGTTTCTCTCACCAAGTAACAATGCCAGATCCTGAAGGAATCGAAGTAGAAGTGCCAAATGATAGAACAATTGTAGTTAAGGGAATTAACAAACAATTAGTAGGTCAACATGCTGCAAACATTAGAAACTGGAGAAAACCTGAACCATACAAGGGTAAGGGAATCAGATACGTTGATGAGCATGTAAGACGTAAAGTTGGTAAAACAGGTAAGTAG
- the rpsM gene encoding 30S ribosomal protein S13 — protein sequence MPRIAGIDLPREKRAEIGLTYIYGIGRSTANEILKNAGINPDTKMKDLTEEELGKIREELNNYHIEGDLRREVSMNIRSLREIGSYRGLRHKNNLPVRGQNTKNNARTRKGRRG from the coding sequence ATGCCAAGAATAGCTGGTATAGATTTACCTAGAGAAAAAAGAGCAGAAATTGGACTAACTTATATATATGGTATAGGTCGTTCAACTGCAAACGAAATACTAAAGAATGCAGGAATCAATCCTGATACAAAAATGAAAGATCTTACAGAAGAAGAATTAGGTAAAATCCGTGAAGAGTTAAACAACTACCACATCGAAGGAGATTTAAGAAGAGAAGTTTCTATGAACATCAGATCTCTAAGAGAAATCGGTAGCTACAGAGGATTAAGACACAAAAACAATCTTCCTGTAAGAGGACAAAACACAAAGAACAATGCAAGAACCAGAAAAGGTAGAAGGGGTTAA
- the rplR gene encoding 50S ribosomal protein L18, producing the protein MAKKTKQQKLLTRKKRVRAKVSGTPQKPRLSVYKSNTNIYAQVIDDVNGVTLASANTLQESVADGAKNNANIEAAKKVGAAIAKACADKGIETVVFDRNGYLYHGKVAALAEAAREAGLKF; encoded by the coding sequence ATGGCTAAAAAAACAAAACAACAAAAACTTTTAACTCGTAAAAAAAGAGTAAGAGCTAAAGTAAGCGGAACTCCTCAAAAACCAAGACTAAGCGTATACAAATCAAACACAAACATTTATGCCCAAGTTATTGACGATGTAAATGGCGTTACACTAGCAAGTGCAAACACCCTACAAGAATCGGTAGCTGACGGAGCTAAAAATAACGCTAATATAGAAGCTGCTAAAAAAGTTGGCGCTGCTATCGCAAAAGCTTGTGCTGATAAGGGAATCGAAACTGTAGTATTTGACAGAAACGGCTACCTATATCACGGAAAAGTTGCTGCCCTAGCTGAAGCGGCAAGAGAAGCTGGTCTTAAATTTTAA
- a CDS encoding type Z 30S ribosomal protein S14: MAKKSLRAKQQRKQKFSTREYTRCKLCGRPHGYLRKYGICRICFRELANNGQIPGVRKASW, translated from the coding sequence ATGGCTAAAAAGTCACTAAGAGCTAAACAACAAAGAAAACAAAAATTCTCCACAAGAGAATATACAAGATGTAAACTTTGTGGAAGACCACACGGCTACTTAAGAAAGTATGGAATCTGCCGTATTTGCTTTAGAGAACTTGCAAATAATGGACAAATTCCAGGAGTAAGAAAAGCAAGCTGGTAA
- the rplO gene encoding 50S ribosomal protein L15 yields MKLHELQPNEKLKKGKRKGRGPGSGNGTRAGRGQDGQNSRSGGGVRPGFEGGQMPLYRRLPKRGFRNINRKYYETINVETLNAFEDGTEVTPELLFANKFLNKNKAKAGVKILGDGELNKKLTVKAHKFTKSAVEKIENAGGTIDVIETKKWDNPSKKA; encoded by the coding sequence ATGAAACTACATGAATTACAACCTAATGAGAAGTTAAAAAAGGGCAAAAGAAAAGGTAGAGGTCCAGGTAGTGGAAACGGAACTCGTGCAGGACGTGGACAAGACGGACAAAACTCAAGAAGTGGTGGTGGAGTAAGACCAGGCTTCGAGGGTGGCCAAATGCCTTTATACAGAAGACTTCCAAAGAGAGGTTTTAGAAACATCAACAGAAAGTATTACGAAACAATCAACGTTGAAACACTAAATGCTTTTGAAGATGGAACAGAAGTAACACCAGAATTATTATTTGCAAACAAATTCTTAAATAAAAACAAAGCTAAAGCAGGTGTTAAGATTCTTGGAGATGGAGAACTTAACAAAAAGCTTACAGTAAAAGCTCACAAATTTACTAAATCAGCGGTAGAGAAGATCGAAAATGCCGGCGGCACAATCGATGTGATCGAAACTAAAAAATGGGACAACCCATCTAAAAAAGCTTAG
- the rpsK gene encoding 30S ribosomal protein S11 yields the protein MAKQKKTTSRRRRVKKNVERGQAHINSTFNNTMVTLTDMQGNALSWASAGQLGFRGSRKSTPFAASEAADVAAKKAIDQGLKTVEVYVKGPGSGRESAIRSLQAAGLEVTMIKDVTPIPHNGCRPPKRRRV from the coding sequence ATGGCTAAACAAAAGAAAACTACTTCTAGAAGAAGAAGAGTCAAAAAAAATGTTGAACGTGGCCAAGCTCACATTAACTCAACATTTAACAATACAATGGTGACCCTTACAGATATGCAAGGTAATGCACTATCTTGGGCATCTGCTGGACAATTAGGATTTAGAGGTAGCAGAAAATCTACTCCATTTGCAGCAAGCGAAGCAGCAGATGTTGCAGCTAAGAAAGCTATCGATCAAGGACTAAAAACTGTAGAAGTTTACGTTAAAGGACCTGGTTCAGGAAGAGAATCAGCAATTAGAAGTCTACAAGCAGCAGGACTTGAAGTTACAATGATCAAAGACGTAACACCAATTCCTCACAATGGATGTAGACCTCCAAAAAGAAGAAGAGTTTAG
- a CDS encoding HAD family hydrolase translates to MKYKLLIFDMDGLMFDTELMYYRSWFEVAHKYGFTFNEDLRMRFTGKNEELIRDELFKILGSKEKVVKLREELESFRKNYFKRYTNSLKKEGLEELLYYAKEHNIKCALASSSDREKIEFLLEKEEIRDFFDYIISGDEVERSKPDPEIFIKAKKHFNIRDKEALILEDSYNGYLACRKSNMDYLIIHDSSFDKYFEADREASSLREVIDYLK, encoded by the coding sequence ATGAAATACAAACTATTAATATTCGATATGGATGGACTTATGTTTGATACGGAGCTTATGTATTATAGGTCTTGGTTTGAAGTCGCTCACAAATACGGCTTTACTTTTAACGAAGACCTAAGGATGAGATTTACAGGGAAGAACGAGGAATTAATTAGAGATGAACTATTTAAAATCTTGGGATCTAAAGAAAAGGTAGTTAAGTTAAGAGAAGAGTTAGAAAGCTTTAGAAAGAATTACTTTAAAAGATACACAAACTCCCTCAAAAAAGAAGGACTAGAGGAATTATTATATTACGCAAAAGAACACAATATTAAATGCGCCCTAGCCTCATCAAGTGATAGGGAAAAGATAGAATTTCTCTTAGAAAAAGAAGAGATAAGGGATTTCTTTGACTATATAATCTCAGGAGATGAGGTAGAAAGAAGTAAACCTGATCCTGAAATCTTTATCAAAGCTAAGAAACACTTTAATATAAGGGATAAAGAAGCTTTAATCTTAGAAGATTCTTATAACGGGTATCTCGCTTGTAGGAAATCTAATATGGACTATCTTATAATCCATGATTCAAGTTTTGATAAGTACTTTGAAGCTGATAGGGAAGCTAGCAGCTTAAGAGAGGTCATAGATTACTTGAAATAA
- the rpsD gene encoding 30S ribosomal protein S4, translating into MAVSKDPVYKKARALGISPAYLGYTGESKRALPNRRSKLSEYGMQQREKQKAKFIYGVSEKQFRGYYEAASKMKGQTGEQLIILCERRLDNIAFRSGLARTRREARQIVTHGHLTVNGKQVDIPSYKVSEGDVIEVREKSRSNTLFKTIKETNATFGVVEWLSSDLENLKVTVDRFPTREDIDIPVEERMIVEFYSK; encoded by the coding sequence ATGGCAGTATCAAAAGATCCAGTATACAAAAAAGCAAGAGCTTTAGGAATTTCTCCAGCATACCTAGGATATACAGGAGAAAGCAAAAGAGCTCTTCCAAATAGAAGAAGCAAACTTTCCGAATACGGAATGCAACAAAGAGAAAAGCAAAAAGCTAAATTCATCTATGGAGTTAGTGAGAAACAATTTAGAGGATACTACGAAGCCGCTTCTAAAATGAAGGGACAAACAGGTGAACAACTTATAATCCTTTGCGAAAGAAGACTAGACAATATCGCATTTAGATCTGGTCTTGCTAGAACTAGAAGAGAAGCTCGTCAAATCGTAACACACGGACACCTAACAGTTAATGGTAAACAAGTTGACATTCCTTCATACAAGGTATCTGAAGGCGATGTAATCGAAGTTCGTGAAAAATCTAGATCAAACACACTATTTAAAACTATCAAAGAAACAAATGCAACATTTGGAGTAGTTGAATGGTTATCAAGTGATTTAGAAAACCTAAAAGTAACTGTAGACAGATTCCCTACAAGAGAAGATATCGACATCCCAGTTGAAGAACGTATGATCGTAGAGTTCTACTCTAAGTAG
- a CDS encoding MurR/RpiR family transcriptional regulator → MTYTIKIKERSEDFTPSDTKIAKYILDKPGEVIKINSQKLADLTGTSQSAIIRFVQKIGYKGYTSLKLDIAKSLENDEINLKSEVISADDKVGDIIEKSKINVISSIEKTYALIDEDQISKAIDNIVYANFVYLAGIGSSGLVCEDFLYKLQRSGKKAFYETDAHTNLSLLTNIKEDDLLICITYTALSKEVLIAAEYAKTIGAKLISITKAGRGKLANMSDILIPIPEIEKKMRYGAISSRFASQIITDILFYGYISKNMDEVVKNLMVSKELTDKLK, encoded by the coding sequence ATGACTTACACAATAAAAATTAAAGAAAGATCAGAAGATTTTACACCTTCTGATACGAAAATTGCAAAATATATTCTTGATAAACCCGGAGAGGTAATAAAGATTAACTCTCAAAAACTCGCGGATTTAACTGGAACGTCACAATCAGCCATAATAAGATTTGTTCAAAAAATAGGATATAAGGGATACACCTCGCTTAAGCTAGATATAGCAAAAAGCCTAGAAAATGATGAAATAAACCTTAAGTCAGAAGTGATTTCGGCGGATGATAAGGTAGGAGATATAATAGAAAAAAGCAAAATCAATGTAATATCATCAATAGAAAAGACCTACGCTCTAATAGATGAAGATCAAATCTCAAAGGCAATTGATAATATTGTATATGCTAACTTCGTCTATCTAGCTGGGATTGGATCTTCAGGACTAGTATGTGAGGATTTTCTCTATAAGCTTCAAAGATCAGGCAAGAAGGCCTTTTATGAGACAGATGCCCATACAAATTTAAGTTTACTGACAAATATCAAGGAAGACGACCTATTAATTTGTATTACTTACACTGCTCTTTCAAAAGAAGTATTGATAGCTGCAGAATATGCTAAAACGATTGGTGCAAAACTAATAAGTATTACAAAAGCTGGTCGAGGAAAACTCGCTAATATGTCAGATATCCTAATACCTATCCCTGAAATTGAAAAAAAGATGAGGTACGGTGCAATTTCATCTAGATTTGCTTCGCAAATAATAACAGATATCTTATTCTATGGCTATATATCAAAAAATATGGACGAAGTGGTAAAAAATCTTATGGTTTCTAAAGAACTAACTGATAAATTAAAATAG
- the infA gene encoding translation initiation factor IF-1 yields the protein MSKKDAIEVTGVVTEALPNAIFKVELENGHEIQAHISGKLRMNSIRILEGDRVTVELSPYDLSQGRITWRKK from the coding sequence ATGTCAAAAAAAGATGCTATAGAAGTTACAGGAGTTGTTACAGAAGCACTACCAAATGCAATATTTAAAGTTGAGCTTGAAAACGGACACGAAATCCAAGCCCACATTTCTGGAAAGCTTCGTATGAACAGCATTAGAATACTAGAAGGAGATAGAGTAACAGTAGAACTATCTCCATATGATCTAAGCCAAGGTAGAATAACTTGGAGGAAGAAGTAG
- the rplX gene encoding 50S ribosomal protein L24, with protein sequence MHIKKGDKVQIISGEYKGHVGEVVKALPKEGKVIVEGANIRIKHQKPTQMGAESGRLEKECPIDASKVLLYSEELKKGVRTRVEFVDGKKVRVSTKTEEKFD encoded by the coding sequence ATGCACATTAAAAAAGGCGATAAAGTCCAAATAATATCAGGTGAATATAAAGGACATGTAGGCGAAGTAGTAAAGGCCCTACCAAAAGAAGGAAAAGTAATAGTCGAAGGTGCAAATATTAGAATTAAACACCAAAAGCCAACACAAATGGGGGCTGAAAGCGGAAGACTCGAGAAAGAATGTCCAATCGATGCTTCTAAAGTACTTCTATACTCAGAAGAACTTAAAAAAGGTGTTAGAACTAGAGTAGAGTTTGTAGATGGCAAAAAAGTTCGTGTATCTACTAAAACAGAAGAAAAATTCGACTAG